One window of Dyadobacter sandarakinus genomic DNA carries:
- a CDS encoding TIM barrel protein: MSEQISRRDFLIKTAAAGGALPFLPPITWPEKAGDMPPISIFSKHLQFLNYQDMAEIAKELGFDGIDLTVRPKGHVLPENVESDLPKAVDAMKKVGFTPSLFCTAVEDASSPIDRKVLETASKLGFKYYRMNWYKYPDQSGIPQALEGFQAKMAGLSQLNARLGLNGCYQNHAGRMVGASMFEIWDILQKTDPKNMGAQYDIRHATLEGGLSWQTGFNLIRPRIKTIVLKDFMWEKNNGKWAPKSVPLGEGMVDFATYFKLIKESGLNVPVCLHLEYPLGGADQGAFQITVDEKVVFDAMRRDLAKVKELWTQA; the protein is encoded by the coding sequence ATGTCTGAACAAATATCAAGAAGGGATTTTCTGATCAAAACAGCTGCTGCCGGTGGCGCACTTCCTTTTTTACCTCCTATCACCTGGCCTGAAAAGGCAGGTGATATGCCGCCGATCAGTATATTTTCAAAACATTTACAGTTCCTGAACTACCAGGATATGGCAGAAATTGCCAAAGAACTTGGCTTCGACGGCATCGACCTGACCGTAAGACCCAAAGGGCACGTGCTGCCGGAAAATGTGGAAAGCGACTTACCCAAGGCGGTGGACGCCATGAAAAAAGTAGGCTTTACGCCTTCACTTTTCTGTACAGCAGTAGAAGATGCGTCCAGTCCGATCGACAGAAAAGTACTGGAAACCGCCTCGAAGCTGGGTTTTAAATATTACCGGATGAACTGGTACAAATACCCCGACCAATCCGGGATACCCCAGGCGCTGGAAGGTTTTCAGGCAAAAATGGCAGGACTGAGCCAGCTCAATGCAAGGCTGGGTTTGAATGGGTGCTATCAGAATCACGCGGGGCGTATGGTAGGTGCGTCTATGTTCGAGATATGGGATATTTTGCAAAAAACAGATCCAAAAAACATGGGAGCCCAGTACGACATCCGGCATGCAACACTGGAAGGCGGACTGTCGTGGCAAACGGGCTTTAACCTCATCCGTCCACGCATTAAAACCATTGTGCTGAAAGATTTCATGTGGGAGAAGAACAATGGAAAGTGGGCACCGAAGAGCGTTCCGCTGGGTGAAGGAATGGTTGATTTTGCAACTTATTTCAAGCTTATAAAGGAAAGCGGGTTGAATGTGCCTGTTTGCCTGCATCTTGAATATCCGCTAGGCGGCGCTGACCAGGGTGCATTTCAGATCACGGTGGATGAAAAAGTAGTGTTCGACGCCATGAGACGTGACCTGGCGAAGGTAAAGGAACTCTGGACGCAAGCTTAG
- a CDS encoding Gfo/Idh/MocA family oxidoreductase, whose product MSSRILNVGLIGFGLSGRYFHSPFLSTNPGFKIKTVVERTKNEAQEFDPEIGNARSVDELLSDASIDLVFICTPNDTHFGYALDALENGKHVVIEKPFANTEDEARQLFDLAAEKGLILTAYQNRRWDSDYLTIKKLIEDGKLGDVVEYECRYDRFRPVAVAANSWKEQAGSGYGNFYNLGPHLLDQALTLFGDPLTVTADIRTIRPNSEIDDYFDVHLAYADKVVNLKSSLMAYENFQRYMLHGTKGSFVKGGLDPQEENLRKDILPTQKPWGEEPENRWGRIFSDEYTGIVKSEAGDYAPFYQNVYDAIVNGAALAVKPAEIIRTTRVIDLAFQSSSERKVLNY is encoded by the coding sequence ATGTCTTCAAGAATTCTGAATGTCGGACTGATTGGCTTCGGCCTGTCGGGACGGTATTTCCACTCCCCTTTCCTGAGTACCAACCCGGGTTTTAAGATCAAAACGGTGGTGGAACGTACTAAGAACGAGGCCCAGGAATTTGATCCCGAAATCGGTAATGCGCGTTCCGTCGACGAACTGCTGAGCGATGCTTCCATTGATCTGGTCTTCATTTGTACACCCAATGATACGCACTTCGGGTATGCACTCGATGCGCTCGAAAACGGCAAACATGTAGTTATTGAAAAACCGTTTGCCAATACCGAGGACGAGGCCCGCCAGCTGTTTGACCTGGCTGCAGAAAAGGGGCTGATCCTGACTGCCTACCAGAACCGTCGCTGGGACTCGGATTACCTGACGATCAAAAAGCTGATTGAGGATGGAAAGCTGGGCGACGTTGTGGAGTATGAATGCAGGTACGACCGTTTCAGACCGGTAGCGGTGGCCGCTAATTCCTGGAAAGAACAGGCTGGCAGCGGATATGGTAATTTTTACAACCTAGGCCCGCACCTGCTCGACCAGGCGCTGACGCTTTTTGGGGACCCGCTCACTGTGACCGCAGATATCCGCACCATCAGACCGAACAGTGAAATAGACGATTATTTTGATGTGCACCTGGCATATGCAGACAAGGTGGTAAACCTGAAATCGAGCCTGATGGCCTACGAGAATTTCCAGCGGTACATGCTGCATGGTACCAAGGGATCGTTTGTAAAAGGCGGCCTCGATCCACAGGAAGAAAACCTCAGAAAAGATATCCTCCCTACACAAAAGCCGTGGGGTGAAGAGCCTGAAAACCGCTGGGGAAGGATTTTTAGTGATGAATATACAGGCATTGTCAAGAGCGAAGCCGGTGATTATGCACCCTTCTACCAGAATGTGTACGACGCCATTGTAAACGGAGCAGCGCTGGCTGTAAAGCCTGCTGAAATTATCCGTACCACCCGCGTGATTGATCTGGCATTTCAGAGCAGCTCGGAGCGGAAGGTGCTGAATTACTAA
- a CDS encoding RNA polymerase sigma factor, whose product MITTRKPLSQSKPNIIQTVRSYSKQLLGFIRQRVNTDEDAEDILQDVWYQLSNVPELDAIEQIGSWLYRVARNRIVDKYRKQKPESLEDFGYEDEDGMFSFKEILLADDTTPESAYLKELFWEQLTLALGELPEEQRQVFVWNELEDETFQQISDRTGVNIKTLISRKRYAVMHLRERLLSLYQEFVNN is encoded by the coding sequence ATGATCACTACCCGAAAACCTTTGTCACAAAGCAAGCCAAATATCATTCAAACCGTGCGATCGTACAGCAAACAGCTGCTGGGCTTCATACGCCAGCGCGTGAACACGGATGAGGATGCCGAAGATATTTTGCAGGACGTATGGTATCAGCTCAGCAATGTACCCGAGCTGGACGCCATCGAGCAAATTGGCAGCTGGCTGTACCGGGTGGCCCGCAACCGCATTGTTGACAAGTACAGGAAACAAAAGCCCGAATCGCTGGAAGATTTCGGCTACGAGGATGAGGACGGGATGTTCAGCTTCAAGGAAATTCTGCTCGCGGACGATACCACGCCGGAGTCTGCCTACCTCAAAGAACTTTTCTGGGAGCAGCTAACGCTGGCACTGGGCGAGCTGCCTGAGGAGCAGCGGCAGGTATTTGTATGGAATGAGCTGGAAGACGAAACTTTTCAGCAGATCTCGGACCGTACCGGGGTGAACATCAAAACATTGATTTCAAGGAAAAGATATGCAGTAATGCACCTTCGGGAGCGACTGCTAAGCTTATATCAGGAATTTGTAAATAATTAA
- a CDS encoding Hsp20/alpha crystallin family protein — protein sequence MCNRYGKRGFGMRHRGFGQSYEGGGRFYKVPVNIIKNADSYELYVFAPDRAKEDFKITIRDMELTITYDARSAATENRNWIRHEFSKTSFERTFLIDHTVDAAGISAAYTNGILQITLPILPGSDAPPQEITVI from the coding sequence ATGTGTAACAGATATGGAAAACGTGGCTTTGGAATGCGCCATAGGGGATTTGGGCAATCTTATGAAGGAGGTGGCCGCTTTTACAAAGTTCCGGTGAATATTATCAAGAATGCAGACAGTTACGAACTGTATGTATTCGCGCCTGACCGTGCGAAAGAGGATTTCAAGATCACGATCAGGGATATGGAGCTGACTATTACCTATGATGCAAGAAGTGCCGCGACAGAAAACCGTAACTGGATCAGGCACGAGTTCAGTAAAACTTCTTTTGAAAGAACATTCCTGATTGACCATACCGTGGATGCTGCCGGAATAAGCGCAGCGTACACCAATGGAATCCTTCAGATTACACTTCCCATCCTACCGGGTTCCGACGCGCCGCCTCAGGAAATTACTGTCATTTAA
- a CDS encoding VCBS repeat-containing protein, whose translation MPINKALPILLAVCMLISCRKELKTFTLLSPDETGISFSNRIAENDTMNVLAFEYVYNGGGVALGDFNNDSLPDIYFTGNSVDNKLYLNKGDFRFEDVSHAAGVEAKDKWSTGVALVDINNDNLLDIYVCASVRKVAAERENLLYVNQGVDKNGIPHFTEMGKAYGIADTTHTTNAAFFDYDNDGDLDLFLVVNEMDDNNFPNKYHKKIVDGSSKRTDRLYRNDWNAQSGHPVFTNVSREAGILIEGYGLGVNVTDINQDGWKDVYVTNDYLTNDLLYINNHDGTFTDKAAVSFKHTSHSAMGNDVADINNDGLMDVIAVDMMPATNRRKKMMTPANSYVTYQNNDLFGYQYQVARNTLQLNMGSPDGKHHEPVFSEIGLLSGIAETDWSWTPMVTDFDNDGFRDMIITNGFPRDITDLDFIAYRNEVVSVMEPMMMLDYIPSIKIRNFAFRNKGNLSFEDVTEQWGIELPGFSNGAAYADLDNDGDLDYVVNNINDSSMVYRNNSVQQHPDQSNFLRITFQGERKNRNGIGAVVEIVDEKGRKQVAENSPYRGYLSTIEPVLHFGLGQVKTVRQVTVTWPGGNSQTLTNVPANQVLTVFEKNAAASPPARSNPQVPLFTDVTNRLQTGYRHEEKDIIDFNLQKLLPHKMSQFGPALAAGDVNGDGLDDVFIGGAVEQKGRFLIQQPNGKFKTQDLLPGEDGPAKMTEDMGVLLFDADNDRDLDLYIVSGSYEIQAGSPGLKSRLYLNDGHGAFAEDSAALPALLVNGSCARAADFDRDGDLDLFIGGRVESGRYPMPVSSYVLRNESKDGQVRFSNVTPAVAPALSGLGLVCDALWTDYDHDGWTDLLLAGEWMPLTFFKNVNGKLQKAETGLENNKGWWTSLSSGDFDNDGDMDYMAGNLGLNSLSRASASRPVSMYAKDFNNDGYFDAIPTVFYKASDDTYKEFPYNTRDDLGKQVIQVRQRFQEYGKFAEATLPQIFKPEELKDALHVSANWMKSSYVENLGNGKFRLHELPVQAQFAPIFGMLTDDFDNDGNLDVLLCGNDYGSEVSVGRYDAFYGLMLKGSGKGSFAPIMPGNSGYTVPGNAKAMVTLASAAGNRLVVTSQNRDSLRFHEVNAPARSIALLPGESAALLKFKNGKSRREELHYGSSFLSQCTRQLFLPSYVSEATIVDFRGKQRIVKSE comes from the coding sequence ATGCCGATTAACAAAGCTTTACCCATCCTGCTGGCGGTATGCATGCTGATCTCATGCCGCAAAGAGCTGAAAACCTTTACGCTGCTCAGTCCGGACGAAACCGGGATTTCCTTTTCCAACCGCATTGCGGAAAATGACACAATGAACGTTCTTGCCTTTGAGTATGTGTACAATGGGGGAGGAGTGGCGCTGGGCGATTTCAACAATGACAGTCTGCCTGATATTTACTTTACTGGTAACTCGGTCGATAACAAGCTGTACCTTAACAAAGGTGACTTCCGGTTTGAGGATGTAAGCCACGCGGCCGGTGTGGAAGCGAAGGATAAATGGAGCACCGGGGTTGCGCTGGTGGATATCAACAACGACAACCTGCTGGATATTTATGTTTGTGCCTCAGTAAGAAAGGTGGCAGCCGAACGTGAGAATCTGTTGTACGTAAACCAGGGAGTGGACAAAAACGGCATCCCACACTTTACGGAAATGGGTAAGGCATATGGGATTGCAGACACTACACACACAACCAATGCTGCGTTTTTTGACTACGACAATGATGGCGACCTCGACTTGTTTTTGGTTGTCAATGAAATGGATGATAATAATTTTCCCAATAAGTATCACAAAAAGATCGTAGACGGGTCTTCCAAGCGAACTGACAGGCTGTACCGGAACGACTGGAATGCACAATCAGGACACCCTGTTTTTACCAACGTTTCAAGGGAGGCAGGTATCCTCATTGAAGGCTACGGGCTTGGGGTAAATGTGACGGATATCAACCAGGATGGCTGGAAAGATGTTTACGTGACCAACGATTACCTGACCAACGACCTGCTCTACATCAACAACCACGACGGCACCTTTACCGACAAGGCAGCGGTATCGTTCAAGCACACATCGCACTCGGCCATGGGAAATGATGTGGCCGACATCAATAATGACGGTCTCATGGACGTGATTGCAGTGGATATGATGCCCGCTACCAACCGCCGCAAAAAAATGATGACGCCGGCAAACAGCTATGTTACCTACCAGAACAATGACCTGTTCGGCTACCAGTATCAGGTGGCCCGCAATACCTTGCAGCTTAATATGGGCAGCCCGGATGGAAAACATCATGAGCCCGTTTTCAGTGAGATCGGCCTGCTGAGTGGCATTGCCGAGACCGATTGGAGCTGGACTCCCATGGTCACTGACTTTGATAATGACGGATTCCGGGATATGATCATCACCAATGGTTTTCCGCGCGATATCACGGATCTCGATTTCATTGCATACCGGAATGAGGTAGTGAGTGTGATGGAGCCTATGATGATGCTGGACTATATCCCTTCCATCAAGATCAGGAATTTTGCGTTTCGCAACAAGGGTAACCTGTCGTTTGAAGATGTGACTGAGCAGTGGGGGATAGAGCTTCCGGGCTTTTCAAACGGAGCTGCCTATGCTGACCTGGATAATGATGGAGACCTGGATTATGTCGTGAACAACATCAATGATTCGTCCATGGTGTATCGCAACAACAGCGTGCAGCAGCATCCTGATCAAAGTAACTTTTTGCGCATTACATTTCAGGGAGAGCGCAAAAACAGGAATGGAATTGGCGCGGTGGTGGAGATTGTTGATGAAAAAGGCCGGAAGCAGGTTGCCGAAAACTCCCCCTATCGCGGCTACCTGTCTACCATTGAGCCTGTATTGCATTTTGGTTTGGGACAAGTCAAAACAGTGAGGCAGGTTACGGTAACCTGGCCGGGAGGAAATTCCCAAACCCTGACCAATGTTCCCGCTAATCAGGTACTTACGGTTTTTGAGAAAAATGCGGCAGCATCTCCGCCTGCCCGCAGCAATCCGCAGGTTCCGCTTTTTACAGATGTTACCAACCGTCTTCAAACCGGATACCGTCACGAGGAAAAAGATATCATTGACTTTAACCTTCAAAAACTTTTGCCTCACAAAATGTCTCAGTTCGGGCCGGCCCTCGCGGCAGGAGATGTAAATGGCGATGGCCTGGACGATGTTTTTATAGGCGGTGCCGTAGAGCAGAAAGGCCGATTCCTGATCCAGCAGCCCAATGGAAAGTTCAAAACCCAGGACTTGCTGCCAGGCGAAGACGGTCCGGCGAAAATGACTGAGGATATGGGTGTGCTGCTTTTTGATGCAGATAATGACCGTGACCTTGACCTGTATATTGTCAGCGGAAGTTATGAAATTCAGGCCGGATCGCCGGGACTGAAAAGCCGGTTGTACCTGAATGACGGCCATGGTGCCTTTGCAGAAGACAGTGCTGCATTGCCTGCCCTGCTGGTCAATGGCTCCTGCGCGCGCGCTGCCGACTTCGACCGGGATGGCGACCTTGATCTTTTTATTGGCGGCAGGGTGGAATCGGGGCGGTACCCGATGCCGGTATCCAGCTATGTGCTTCGCAATGAAAGCAAAGATGGTCAGGTGCGTTTTTCAAATGTAACCCCGGCTGTGGCTCCTGCATTATCGGGCTTGGGGCTGGTGTGCGATGCACTGTGGACTGACTATGATCATGATGGCTGGACAGACCTGCTGCTGGCGGGAGAATGGATGCCGCTCACTTTTTTTAAAAATGTAAATGGAAAGCTGCAAAAGGCGGAAACCGGGCTGGAAAACAACAAAGGCTGGTGGACAAGCCTGAGTTCGGGTGATTTCGATAACGATGGCGATATGGATTATATGGCCGGTAATCTCGGGTTGAATTCGCTCAGCCGCGCCTCGGCCAGCCGGCCAGTGAGCATGTATGCCAAGGATTTTAACAACGATGGTTATTTTGATGCCATCCCTACTGTCTTTTACAAGGCAAGCGATGATACCTACAAGGAGTTTCCCTACAATACCCGGGATGATCTTGGCAAGCAGGTAATTCAGGTGCGGCAGCGTTTTCAGGAGTATGGCAAATTTGCAGAAGCTACATTGCCGCAGATTTTCAAGCCGGAAGAGCTCAAAGATGCATTGCATGTATCCGCTAACTGGATGAAAAGCAGCTATGTAGAAAACCTGGGGAATGGCAAGTTCAGGCTGCATGAGCTGCCGGTACAGGCGCAGTTTGCCCCGATTTTCGGTATGCTGACGGATGATTTTGATAATGACGGCAACCTTGATGTGCTGCTCTGCGGCAACGATTATGGTTCCGAAGTATCCGTAGGAAGGTACGATGCCTTTTATGGATTAATGCTGAAAGGAAGCGGAAAAGGCTCTTTTGCACCCATCATGCCAGGCAACAGCGGCTACACGGTACCCGGAAATGCAAAGGCAATGGTAACACTGGCTTCCGCTGCGGGTAACCGGCTGGTAGTCACTTCTCAAAACCGTGATTCCCTCCGATTTCACGAGGTGAATGCGCCGGCCCGGTCCATTGCATTGCTGCCGGGAGAATCGGCCGCCCTGCTGAAATTCAAAAATGGAAAAAGCAGGAGGGAAGAGCTGCATTACGGGTCATCCTTTTTATCACAATGCACCCGGCAGCTGTTCCTGCCCAGCTATGTTTCAGAAGCAACAATCGTCGACTTTCGCGGAAAACAACGGATCGTTAAGTCCGAATAA
- a CDS encoding RagB/SusD family nutrient uptake outer membrane protein, translating into MRNMISRGGALLLAGIMLIGYSCKESFLEVPVTGQLDEEQLATKKGIEGVLVSVYGQLNGRSNRMASASNWVWGSIRGGDANKGTDPGDFSDINPIQRFEYLTTQGVIADKWSGLYEGVARANLVMRLLGNAKEDVTADDRKRIEGETRFLRAHYYFELKRGFNNTPYVDESVDYGTGIEKVVNNVELYPKIEADLQFAYANLPETQSVAGRTNKWAAGAYLAKVYMYQKKFADAKTIYDALIANGKTTNGKKYGLVAKFQDAFKAANDNNEESVFAIQAAANTGSVNNANPDFDLNWPYNTGPNGPGNCCGFFAPSFELANSFRTTADGLPLLDGSYNASGNELKTDMGLKSKDAFTPDAGRVDPRLDHSVGRRGIPFLDWIDHPGNDWIRNQANAGPYSPKKYAYYKADVGSLQDNSSWTPGYTAINVNIIRFADVLLMAAEAEIEAGSLEKAREYVNKVRERASNPASFVKRSSGENAANYVIGLYKTPWTNKDEARAAVRFERKLELSGEGHRFFDLVRWGTAEKDINAYLSYESKKLSGALGGAKFTPNKNEYLPIPQDQIDLLGKDVLIQNPGY; encoded by the coding sequence ATGAGAAATATGATATCAAGAGGAGGGGCTTTGTTATTGGCAGGCATCATGCTGATCGGCTACTCCTGTAAGGAAAGTTTTTTGGAAGTACCTGTGACCGGCCAGCTGGACGAGGAGCAGCTGGCAACCAAAAAGGGGATTGAAGGTGTGCTCGTATCGGTGTATGGTCAGCTGAACGGCCGTTCCAACCGGATGGCGAGTGCCAGTAACTGGGTTTGGGGAAGTATCCGCGGCGGAGATGCCAACAAAGGTACCGACCCGGGCGATTTCAGCGACATCAATCCTATCCAGCGCTTTGAGTACCTGACGACCCAGGGTGTGATTGCCGACAAATGGAGTGGCTTGTACGAAGGAGTGGCCCGTGCCAACCTGGTGATGAGGCTGCTTGGCAATGCGAAAGAAGATGTCACTGCCGACGACCGGAAGCGGATTGAGGGAGAAACACGGTTCCTGCGGGCGCACTACTACTTCGAGCTGAAAAGAGGATTCAACAACACACCTTATGTTGATGAGTCTGTGGATTACGGTACGGGAATAGAAAAGGTAGTCAACAATGTAGAGCTGTATCCGAAGATTGAAGCAGACCTGCAGTTTGCCTACGCCAACCTTCCTGAAACACAATCCGTAGCAGGACGTACAAACAAGTGGGCTGCCGGCGCATACCTCGCGAAGGTGTATATGTACCAGAAAAAATTTGCCGATGCCAAAACCATTTATGACGCACTGATCGCCAATGGTAAGACAACGAACGGTAAAAAGTACGGGCTCGTAGCCAAATTCCAGGATGCGTTCAAAGCGGCAAATGACAACAATGAAGAGTCGGTATTTGCGATCCAAGCTGCTGCCAATACAGGGAGCGTTAATAATGCCAACCCTGATTTTGACCTTAACTGGCCTTACAATACAGGCCCGAACGGTCCGGGTAACTGCTGCGGGTTTTTTGCGCCAAGTTTTGAGCTGGCCAACTCTTTCCGTACTACTGCCGACGGTCTGCCCCTGCTGGACGGCTCGTACAATGCTTCCGGTAATGAGCTGAAAACGGATATGGGCCTTAAATCCAAAGATGCATTTACGCCCGATGCAGGCCGTGTTGACCCGCGCCTGGATCACTCGGTAGGCCGCCGGGGTATTCCTTTCCTCGACTGGATTGACCATCCTGGAAATGACTGGATTCGTAACCAGGCCAATGCAGGGCCCTATTCTCCCAAGAAATATGCCTATTACAAAGCAGACGTAGGCTCATTGCAGGACAACAGCTCCTGGACACCGGGGTACACCGCAATCAATGTGAACATCATTCGATTTGCCGATGTACTATTAATGGCCGCTGAGGCAGAAATAGAGGCTGGTTCGCTGGAAAAAGCACGTGAATACGTAAACAAAGTACGTGAGCGCGCATCCAATCCGGCCAGTTTTGTTAAAAGGTCTTCGGGCGAGAATGCTGCCAACTATGTAATTGGCCTATATAAAACGCCCTGGACCAACAAAGATGAAGCCCGCGCAGCGGTACGTTTTGAGCGGAAACTCGAACTCTCAGGCGAAGGTCACCGCTTTTTCGACCTTGTACGCTGGGGTACTGCCGAGAAAGACATCAATGCTTACCTTTCTTACGAAAGTAAAAAGCTGAGCGGCGCATTGGGCGGTGCCAAGTTTACCCCTAACAAAAACGAGTACCTTCCGATACCACAGGATCAGATCGATTTGTTGGGTAAGGATGTGCTGATCCAAAACCCTGGCTACTAA